The genomic segment ACTGTATGTAATTggttccatttaaccaattctaactctcatctctatctttttccttttatgaataaacctttagattttagattctaaaggattggcaacagcgtgatttgtgggtaagatctgatttgtatattgacctgggtctggggcttggtcctttgggatcaggagaacctttttcttttactggggtattggttttcataaccatttgtccccataacgagtggtactggtggtaatactgggaaactggagtatctaaggagattgcttgtgagacttgcagttagccagtggggtgagactgaagtcctcttagtctggctggtttggtttgccttagaggtggaaaaaaccccagccttgggctgtaactgccctatttgagcaatttgtcctgagttggcactctcagttgggttccgccagaaccgcattgtcacagatgCGCACTGCTTTGCCTTATCACAGCGCAGCAATCCCGtgcctccagcagctggggattgcAGGAAAACCCCAACTGCCCTGTGAATCTGGCAACTTTTCGGAGGATGAAATCCTTATAGATTTCGTccaaagagggagggaaacaaaatTCCCATTTTCTATCTTGATCGGGGGAGAGGGCTGTCCACTTAGGATGAAAAAACGAATTGggccggccctggtgcttgctcaTGAGACATCACTGATGGTAGGACAGATAGAGCCGGTCCCCTTTGGGGCCCATCGGTGGCTGGGAGGGATCCCAGGGTGGGAAACTGGGGAGTCTCCAGCAGAAAAAGAGGAGACTTTGGTGCTCCAGGACTAGAGCCCAGCGttaggggagtggggttgggccaGGGCATGTTctatcccctttctgtgcctcagtttcccccacccaatgcccagggctctgtgggggtgagagggtgAATTTGCTCTCATGCTAGCTGGAGGAAAGCTCGGCCAGTCAGCACCCAGCTCACTGCATGATGGGAAGGAAGCTATTTCCTTGTTAGGCCCTGAGCGTGGCCTTTCCTAAGGCTGAGCTCGGTGCCTCCCGGACTCGGGCTCCAGGAGCCCCTGTGTCTCCCCAGCTGCCCTCAGCAGCGAGTCTGACTGAGATCAAACTCCTCTCAGAGGCTTGTGCCCCTGCTGAGCGTGGCACTGCCAGTGATTAACCCCTGGCACATGGGGTCTGCCAGGCCGTAGGCAGCAGAGAAAAGTCCAGTGTCACCAACAGCCCCAGCGCTAGGGTAGGCTGGGCACAAGCCAACAACACGTGCTGTGATACAGCCAAAGAGCGTCGGCCATGCTCCCAGcccggtggggggtggaggggtgggtgtCTCTCCAGGGACGCAGAGACGCTGACAGAGTGCAGGGGGCcatgggggataatcagctgGACGTGAGCCCCCGTGCGACAGTGTGGTCAAAGGCGCTAAGGATGCCCAAACAGGGGAATCGcgcgtaggagcagagaggtcagtttacctctggatttggcgctggtgcgaccgctgctggagtcctgtgtccagttccagagcagtccaagaaggatgtgaatatattggagagggggcagaggggggccaagcgaatggttaaaggattacaAAACGTGGCCTGGAGTGATAGACCCCAGGAGCTCAAGctgtttagcttagcaaagagaagctcccacctcccagggtgACTTGACTCCAGTCTAGAAGCACCTACACggggatcaaatatttaataatgggctcttcaggctAGCAGAGAAAGCTCTAACGTGACCacacggctggaagttgaagctggacactTTCAGCCTGGAAAGAAGATATCTGCGTTTaccagggaggggaattaaccatgggaacaatgtACCAAGGAGTGCGGTGGATTCTCCCTCGAGGTGGGATgtgtttctaagagatctgctctcgttcaaacaggaattaactgggggcagttctctggcctgttatcCAGGAGCTCAGccttggtccctcctggcctgggaatctaccaATCTCCGCCATGACTTCTTGGAATCCGTCTTCTCGCTCTGGTGCTGCCCGGTGGACAGGGACACAAAGTGGGCaggtaaactgagtcacacagCTTGTTCACAGAAATATTCCCATGTTCTCTCGCTCCTCCCCAGACTCTGCTGCCAGGAAGGGGCACACCTGGGCTAGAGATCAGCCGTCATCCAGCAGAGCCCTACTGCTCCGGGTGCCAGGTCCTGACCCAGTAGGTTTCCCCCACTCAGTGGGTCTAGAGAGATGGATCAACTCCGGGAGGACGTCACCTGCTCCATCTGCCTGGATGTCTTGGACGACCCCGTCTCCATCGAGTGCAGCCACAACTTCTGCCTGGGCTGCCTCGTGGCTCACTGGCGCGGGGTCTCGGCCCAGGGCTACCAGTGCCCCGAGTGCCggactccctgctccagggacaggATGACCCCAGACATGCGGCTGAGAGCCCTGGTGAAGAAAATCACAGAGCCCCTGCGGGAAGAGATGGAGCTGGTGAGACCAGACAGGCTGAATCAGGGGAAAGGGGCGCAGGGCGGGACTGGCTGGATCAgggagtggggaatgggacacggggcctttcctctctagggggcGCAACCTCTGATTTGGAGGacaggggactggatggctcacgAGGGGTGGAAATGGCTCAAGAGGATCTGATCTGAGGGGCAGGGACTAGTTGGTtcaggggatgggaatggggcacggggctctcatccagaagcagggactggctggctctgggatggggtccgagctctgaccctgctctgtccctgcagcaggggccgggggctcagccAGAGCCGGGGCGCCTGGCGCAGCTGGTTCGTCTGGATGACAAAGGCAGCCTGATCCTGTACGAGGAGGCCCTGAGCctctgcctggagcagggtggggtgggggacgccCCCGTCTGCCTG from the Chrysemys picta bellii isolate R12L10 unplaced genomic scaffold, ASM1138683v2 scaf1649, whole genome shotgun sequence genome contains:
- the LOC135980037 gene encoding RING finger protein 112-like, translated to MDQLREDVTCSICLDVLDDPVSIECSHNFCLGCLVAHWRGVSAQGYQCPECRTPCSRDRMTPDMRLRALVKKITEPLREEMELQGPGAQPEPGRLAQLVRLDDKGSLILYEEALSLCLEQGGVGDAPVCLVSIIGEQRRGKS